From Erythrobacter sp. YJ-T3-07:
CCGAAACCGTTGGTGCGCCGGTCGATTGCGCGATCGTGGCCAGCGGCCTGCTGACCCTGCCCGACGGCACGGGGCCGGAGCGCAGTTACAAGCAGATCGACGCGGAGGCGATGGCGCGCGTGTTCCATCTCAACACGATCGGCCCCGCGCTGGTCGCGAAGCACTTCCTCCCGCTGCTGCCGCACGACCGCCGCAGCATCTTCGCGGCGCTCTCCGCGCGGGTCGGCTCGATCGGCGACAATAGGATCGGGGGCTGGCATTCCTATCGGGCGAGCAAGGCGGCGCTGAACATGCTGATCCGCAACTATGCGATCGAGCTGCGGCGGACGCACAGCCACGCGGTGTGCGTCGCGCTGCATCCCGGCACGGTCGACACGGCGCTGTCGGAGCCGTTCCAGGCCAATGTCCCCGAAGGCCAGCTGACTGCGCCCGGGCAGGCTGCGCGCAATCTGCTCGATGTGCTCGACGGGTTGTGCCCTGAGGACAGCGGGCAGCTGTTCGACTGGGCCGGCAAGCGGGTGGAGTTTTGAGGCGTCGGGCTCCTCCTCTTTGAGGGGGAGGTTGGGTGGGGGTGTCCGGCGCTTGAGGTTAGGCCGCTCCAAGCCGCGATCGCCGAACCCCCACCCCCCAGCCCCTCCCCAGGGGGAGGGGAGTAAGGCGCGCTAAACCCCCGCGCGCATCGCGGTTTCGATGATCGCGGAGGCGAAGCCTTCCGGGTCGTCTTCCTGAATGAAGTGATGGCCCTTCAGCGAGCGGTGCAACGGATTGCCCTTCGCCCCGGGCACGCGCGCGCGGAATTTCGCATCGCCGCCGCGCGTGATCGGGTCCCTGTCGGCAAAGGCGCAGGTGAAGGGTTTCTCGAACCGGTCGAGCACCTCCCACGCAGCCCTCTGATCGGAAACCGCCTCGTTCTGGCCCAGCGGGACCAGCGAGGGGAAGATGCGTGCGCCTGCCTTGCTCGCGCGGGTGGGGAAGGGCGCGTCGTAAGCCGCGACTTCCGCCTTGCTGAGCGTGCGCGTGGTGGCCTTCTGAAGGATTTTGCCGATCGGAAAGACCGGGCTGTAGCGGGAGAATCTGCGCCACTTGTCGAACGCAGGCGGTGCCGGTTCCCCTGCGGGCAGACCGCCGTTCGACAGCACCACCGCAGCGAACCTATCGGGCATGTCCGCCACCAGCCGCAGCCCGACGAGCGAGCCCCAGTCCTGACAGGCAAGGACGATATTATCGAGCTCCAGAGCATCCAGCCAGTCGCGCATCCACGCGACGTGAAGGGCGTAGGAGTAGGCGCTCTTTTTCGTCAGCTTGTCCGACTTGCCGAAGCCGATCAGATCGGGCGCGAGGACGCGATAACCGGCCTCGACCACCGGGCCGATCATGTGGCGGTAAAGATAGCACCAGCTCGGCTCGCCATGCATCATCAGTACGGGGGTCGCATGGCGCGGCCCCTCGTCCAGATAATGCACGCGAAGGCCTTCGCTGAGCGTGTGGTAATTGGGCCGGAACGGGAAGTCCGGCAGGTTGGCGAAACGGCTGTCGGGCGTGCGGTAGGCAAGGCTCATCGATGTCGATCCCTGTGATTATCCTACCGCACGCGTCCGATCATTGCTGGACGCCGAAGGTGGCTATCAGGCCCCGAAGGTCCGCTGCCACCAGCCGCCGCGACGCGGCTTGTCGTCGTCGCCGTCATCCGAACCATCGGCGGAGGCCGAGGGTGCCGGAGCGGGTGCGGGCGCAGGTGCAGGTGCCGGCGAGGGCGACTTCTCAGCCGCTTCCTGCGGGTCGGTCGGGGTGTCTTCCGGCCCGGCAACGACCGCGATATCCTCGGTCAGCTGCGCTTCGGTCTGCTTGCTCGCGGCGGGCTTGGCAGGCGTCTTGCGAGCGCGGGGCTTCCTGGCGGGAGCCTTCTTCTCGCCAGCATCGGCCTGTTCCTCGCCTTCGACTGACTTCTTGGCGCGGCTGCGACGCTTGGGTGCAGGCTTTTCTTCGGCCTGTTCCTCAGCCTTTTCGTCACCGGCAGCATCCTGCGAAGGTGCGTCCGCTTTCTTGGCGCGGCTGCGACGCTTGGGTGCGGGCTTGTCTTCGGCCCCATCCTTCACGGCATCCGTGCCTGCTTCCTGACCGTCGCCGGCCTCGGTCGCCTGCTCGGCATCGGCCTTCTTGGCGCGGCTGCGGCGCTTGGGCTTAGGCTTCTCGGCGGTCGCAGCATCGGCGGTGGCCGGTGCGTCGTCCGGTCCAGCGACGACCGCCATGTCTTCCACGACATGGTCGGACACGTCCTGCTGAGCCTCGCCGGTGTCGTCCTGCTTCTTGCGCCGGCCACGACCACCGCGGCTGCGGCGCTTCTTCGGCTTGTCGTCGCCGTCGTCGCTCGACGATTCGTCGGAGCCGTCGTCGCTCGCCCGATCATTGCCGGACCGGTCATCGTCGGACTGCTCGTCGCCGGAGCGGTCGTTCGACCGGTCGTCGGCGTTCTCGCCATTCTCGCCGTCGTTATCGCGACGCTTGTTGCGACCGCGACCGCCACGCCGACGCCGGCGCTTCTTCTTGGGACGGTCGTCGTCATTGTCGTTCTCGTCGGAAGACCTGCCGTTCGAGCGCCCCTGACCCTCGTCCTCTTCTTCGGAGTCGTTGTCGTCCGCCTCGTCCTCGAAGTCGTCCTCGGCTTCGTCGATCACGATCGGTTCGAACTTGGGCGCCTCGGTGGGGCGGGGGCCGGAGCTGGCGACGCTCATCTTGGCGCCTTCGTCCTCGCCTTCAGGCACGATCTCGACCTTGACGCCATAGCGTTCTTCGATCTCGACCAAGTCGGCGCGCTTGGCGTTAAGCAGGTAGACCGCCGCTTCGGTGCTGGCTGACAGCGTGATGACGGTGCCCTTGCCCTTGGCTGCCTCGTCCTCGATCAGACGCAGCGCGGAGAGACCGGCGCTGGATGCGGTCCGGACCAGGCCGGTGCCGTCGCAGTGCGGGCATTCGCGGGTGGTCGCCTCGAGCACGCCGGTGCGCAGGCGCTGGCGGCTCATCTCCATCAGGCCGAAGCCCGAAATGCGGCCGACCTGAATCCGCGCGCGGTCGTTCTTGAGCGCGTCCTTCATCGCACGCTCGACCTTACGGATGTTGGAGTTGTGCTCCATGTCGATGAAGTCGATCACGACCAGACCGGCCATGTCGCGCAGACGCAGCTGGCGGGCGATTTCCTTCGCCGCTTCCAGGTTGGTCGCGGTCGCGGTCTGCTCGATCCCGTGCTCCTTGGTGGAACGGCCTGAGTTGATGTCGATCGACACCAGCGCCTCGGTCGGGTTGATCACCAGATAGCCGCCCGATTTGAGCTGCACGACCGGTTCGTACATCGCGCGCAGCTGGTCTTCCGCGCCGTAGCGCTGGAACATCGGGACCGGGTCCGAATAGGCTTTCACCCGCCGGACATGGCTGGGCATCAGCAATTTCATGAAGGCGCGGGCCGACTTGTAGCCTTCCTCGCCCTCGACCACGACTTCTTCGATCTCGCGATTATAGATGTCGCGGATCGCGCGCTTGATCAGGTCGCTGTCCGAGTGGATCAGCGATGGCGCGCTGGAGCCCAGCGTGCGTTCGCGAATCTCGTCCCACAGGCGTGCGAGATAGTCGAAGTCGCGCTTGATCTCGGTCTTGGTGCGGCTGAGGCCGGCGGTGCGCACAATCAGGCCCATGCTCTTGGGCAGGTTGAGATCGCCGACGACCTGCTTGAGACGCTTGCGGTCGGATGCGGAGGAAATCTTGCGGCTGATCCCGCCGCCATGCGACGAGTTCGGCATCAGCACGGTGTAGCGGCCCGCGAGGCTGAGATAGGTGGTCAGCGCCGCGCCCTTGTTGCCACGCTCTTCCTTGACGACCTGCACCAGCAGCACCTGACGGCGCTGGATGACGTCCTGAATCTTGTACCGGCGACGCAGCGCCTGGCGGCGGGCGCGTGCCTCGTCCACTTCCTTGGCACGGCTGCGCGGCTTGCCCGAACCCTGACGGCGCGGACCGCCGCGACCGCGACGCCCGCGGCGGCGGTTGCCGCCCTCGGAAGCATCGGCATCATCGCCGTTGCTGTCGTCGTCGTCCTCGTCGTCGTCATCATCGTCCGAGGAAAGCTGGCCTTCCTCGATCGTGGAGACCTTGTCCTTGTCCGAGGTGTCGATTTCCTCGAGCCCGTCTTCGGCGAGGTCTTCGGCCAGGGCTTCGGCGGATTCATCGTCTTCCGCGTCGTATTCGTCGCCCGGCATGTGCCCGGCTTCTTCTTCCTCGGCCCGCAGACGCTCTTCCTCTTCGGCGGCTTCCGCCTCTTCGGCGAGCAGTGCGTCGCGGTCTTCCTTGGGAATCTGGTAGTAGTCGGGGTGGATCTCGCTGAAGGCGAGGAACCCGTGCCGGTTGCCGCCGAAATCGACGAACGCCGCCTGCAGCGAAGGTTCCACCCGCGTCACTTTCGCGAGGTAGATATTGCCCTTGATCTGCTTGTGTTCGGCCGACTCGAAGTCGAATTCTTCTATCCGGTTGCCTTTAAGTACGGCCACGCGGGTTTCTTCCGCGTGGCGCGCATCGATAAGCATGCGCTGTGCCATGGTGTTGTCTCCACGCGTCTCGCCTGCGTCAGCCTGGTGGGGCGGTCGCGGCAAGGCGCGTTATCTGTCGTGAAAAATCGCCGGCCTTCGCGGGCCAGGCGGGATGGGAATTCCTCCACCGCCCCGATCGGGGGCATGTGGGGAGCGTGTGCGTCTGCGACCAAGCGGACGGCTGCCATGTGCTCGGCCCCGACCATGCGTCCGCCTGCCCGGCCTTGCGGCGTGGCTGGATCGAACGGGTGGGGAGTGCGCATAGGTCGCATCAACCTGTTAGTTTGCGGGGTCGACCACACGAGGTGTAATCCGTGTGGCCGGTCTGTCGTCCCGATCGCGAGCCCACCTGCGAGAGCGGACAAACCGCTGATCGAAAAGGGGCTCGCGCCTCGTGACTGGAAGTGGCTAGCATCGCGCGAACGGCGCGGCAACTCTATTGCGCAAGCATGTCACGTCTATTGCGCAAGAGAGGTGCCACATCTTACTAGGGACAGGGATGGGCCGCTTTTTTCAGATCCTCGCAATTTTCCTGCTGCCGGTGGCGATCGTCGGCGGGGTGTATGTGCTTGGCCTGACCATTCCGGTGCCGCATCTGGGGCGCGACTACGTCATCAGCCTGGTGCTGCCGAAGGCGGGCCAGCCGGTCGATCTTCCGACAATCTACGGCCCGCCCGACAATTCGCGCCCGCTGGTCGTGATCGACGCCGGTCACGGCGGGAAGGACCCGGGCACCGTTTCGGGCGACCGGTATGAGAAAGACGTCGTGCTGGAGCTGGCGCTGGCGCTGAAGGATCGGCTGATCGAGGAAGGTGGCATCCGCGTGGCGCTGACGCGCGAGGACGATACTTTCCTTGTCCTGCAGGAACGGCCGGAGATCGCGCGGCGGCTCAATGCCGACCTGTTCATCTCGCTCCATGCAGACAGTGCGGGCGATTCCGAAAGCGCGTACGGGGCCAGCGTCTACACCCTGTCGCGCGAAGCATCGAGCGAGGCGGCGGCCC
This genomic window contains:
- a CDS encoding haloalkane dehalogenase, with product MSLAYRTPDSRFANLPDFPFRPNYHTLSEGLRVHYLDEGPRHATPVLMMHGEPSWCYLYRHMIGPVVEAGYRVLAPDLIGFGKSDKLTKKSAYSYALHVAWMRDWLDALELDNIVLACQDWGSLVGLRLVADMPDRFAAVVLSNGGLPAGEPAPPAFDKWRRFSRYSPVFPIGKILQKATTRTLSKAEVAAYDAPFPTRASKAGARIFPSLVPLGQNEAVSDQRAAWEVLDRFEKPFTCAFADRDPITRGGDAKFRARVPGAKGNPLHRSLKGHHFIQEDDPEGFASAIIETAMRAGV
- a CDS encoding N-acetylmuramoyl-L-alanine amidase produces the protein MGRFFQILAIFLLPVAIVGGVYVLGLTIPVPHLGRDYVISLVLPKAGQPVDLPTIYGPPDNSRPLVVIDAGHGGKDPGTVSGDRYEKDVVLELALALKDRLIEEGGIRVALTREDDTFLVLQERPEIARRLNADLFISLHADSAGDSESAYGASVYTLSREASSEAAARFANRENNADLLNGVVVKNQSDPVNDILVELSQRRVQETSREFGELIEREGKGKHRFHSQTQRAAALAVLRAPDVPAVLFEVGFLTNPDDAARLSSDEGREEFAGFLARAIRVFFARQSVG
- a CDS encoding Rne/Rng family ribonuclease, whose translation is MAQRMLIDARHAEETRVAVLKGNRIEEFDFESAEHKQIKGNIYLAKVTRVEPSLQAAFVDFGGNRHGFLAFSEIHPDYYQIPKEDRDALLAEEAEAAEEEERLRAEEEEAGHMPGDEYDAEDDESAEALAEDLAEDGLEEIDTSDKDKVSTIEEGQLSSDDDDDDEDDDDSNGDDADASEGGNRRRGRRGRGGPRRQGSGKPRSRAKEVDEARARRQALRRRYKIQDVIQRRQVLLVQVVKEERGNKGAALTTYLSLAGRYTVLMPNSSHGGGISRKISSASDRKRLKQVVGDLNLPKSMGLIVRTAGLSRTKTEIKRDFDYLARLWDEIRERTLGSSAPSLIHSDSDLIKRAIRDIYNREIEEVVVEGEEGYKSARAFMKLLMPSHVRRVKAYSDPVPMFQRYGAEDQLRAMYEPVVQLKSGGYLVINPTEALVSIDINSGRSTKEHGIEQTATATNLEAAKEIARQLRLRDMAGLVVIDFIDMEHNSNIRKVERAMKDALKNDRARIQVGRISGFGLMEMSRQRLRTGVLEATTRECPHCDGTGLVRTASSAGLSALRLIEDEAAKGKGTVITLSASTEAAVYLLNAKRADLVEIEERYGVKVEIVPEGEDEGAKMSVASSGPRPTEAPKFEPIVIDEAEDDFEDEADDNDSEEEDEGQGRSNGRSSDENDNDDDRPKKKRRRRRGGRGRNKRRDNDGENGENADDRSNDRSGDEQSDDDRSGNDRASDDGSDESSSDDGDDKPKKRRSRGGRGRRKKQDDTGEAQQDVSDHVVEDMAVVAGPDDAPATADAATAEKPKPKRRSRAKKADAEQATEAGDGQEAGTDAVKDGAEDKPAPKRRSRAKKADAPSQDAAGDEKAEEQAEEKPAPKRRSRAKKSVEGEEQADAGEKKAPARKPRARKTPAKPAASKQTEAQLTEDIAVVAGPEDTPTDPQEAAEKSPSPAPAPAPAPAPAPSASADGSDDGDDDKPRRGGWWQRTFGA
- a CDS encoding SDR family NAD(P)-dependent oxidoreductase, with the protein product MERVGQGIDRAIIFGASGGIGAGLVAELIAREAGTVFAASRIRPENLPEAAQWLRFDLDEEDTIAAATETVGAPVDCAIVASGLLTLPDGTGPERSYKQIDAEAMARVFHLNTIGPALVAKHFLPLLPHDRRSIFAALSARVGSIGDNRIGGWHSYRASKAALNMLIRNYAIELRRTHSHAVCVALHPGTVDTALSEPFQANVPEGQLTAPGQAARNLLDVLDGLCPEDSGQLFDWAGKRVEF